The Microplitis demolitor isolate Queensland-Clemson2020A chromosome 8, iyMicDemo2.1a, whole genome shotgun sequence genome has a segment encoding these proteins:
- the LOC103578342 gene encoding ribosome biogenesis protein NOP53, with translation MKIITESEGVKKRKRVSKKNKISWRKNIDIQDVDDFLEDKRLEERLGKPFSKRTAAELFTVDTKPDDKLGNLENVPEITSKAAYRLALRNSEPKCYSSLKSTSAVPDPIAKRNRVRTPEERKNPITRRIEMLRRMNGQLKLKERNAIENKRLAEAKRKSRPKRGEYKLDAWDITPEQVTEINSQMDTQWLSSDTIRHTLANKGLNKRKTPGSVHKKTSVLPAIEPPHPGMSYNPSFEDHQDLLRKVAEKEMKLIKEEKHLERVTTKMFKKVTPEQKEDNWLKESSEGLSLGDKEKTENEKNDDDDDDGVLKSINPPVKRKKKTLVQRRKQKEQRKLKLELKKGKMEKKKVSDLYRLKMLKKKIEVIEHKKQILHEKREKLNAKKALEPKVLSKTKYEEPELDFQMGHELTGNLRSTKPTTSLLSDRFKSLQQRSIVAPSKRVLGLNKAKVKKFIKADHRITMPKTKKNK, from the exons atgaaaataataaccgaaAGTGAAGGTGTCAAAAAACGCAAGagagtttcaaaaaaaaataaaatatcctgGCGTAAAAATATCGATATCCAGGATGTCGATGACTTTCTTGAAGACAAAAGGTTAGAGGAACGTCTGGGTAAACCATTTTCTAAAAGAACAGCCGCTGAATTATTTACCGTTGACACTAAACCCGACGACAAACTCGGAAATCTAGAAAATGTTCCCGAGATAACCAGCAAAGCTGCTTACAGACTCGCACTTCGTAATTCGGAGCCGAAATGTTATTCCTCATTGAAGTCAACTTCAGCAGTACCAGATCCCATCGCGAAACGAAACCGCGTCAGGACACCAGAGGAACGTAAGAATCCCATAACACGACGAATTGAAATGCTGAGAAGAATGAACGGCCAGTTGAAGTTGAAAGAAAGAAACGCTATTGAGAATAAACGTTTGGCTGAAGCTAAAAGAAAAAGTAGACCAAAACGTGGTGAATATAAACTTGATGCCTGGGATATTACACCTGAACAAGTCACGGAAATAAACTCCCAAATGGACACACAGTGGCTGAGTTCTGATACTATCAGACATACTCTGGCTAACAAGGGATTAAACAAACGTAAAACTCCTGGTTCCGTTCATAAAAAAACTTCTGTACTACCAGCAATTGAACCTCCACATCCTGGAATGTCTTATAATCCATCGTTTGAAGACCACCAGGATTTACTAAGGAAAGTCGctgaaaaagaaatgaaattaatcaaAGAAGAAAAACATCTCGAGAGAGTCACCAccaaaatgtttaaaaaa GTAACACCGGAACAAAAAGAAGACAATTGGCTGAAAGAATCATCTGAAGGTTTATCACTTGGAGATAAAGAAAAGActgagaatgaaaaaaatgatgatgatgatgatgatggcgTTTTGAAATCAATAAACCCGCCGGttaagagaaagaaaaagacaCTTGTGCAGAGACGGAAACAGAAGGAACAGAGAAAGTTGAAGCTGGAGTTGAAGAAAGGAAAGATGGAGAAGAAGAAAGTCAGTGATTTGTACAGACTGAAAATGCTGAAGAAGAAGATTGAAGTGATTGAACACAAGAAGCAAATTTTACATGAGAAGAGAGAGAAATTAAATGCCAAGAAAGCTCTTGAGCCGAAGGTCCTGTCCAAGACCAAGTACGAAGAGCCGGAGCTTGACTTCCAAATGGGACATGAGCTGACTGGTAATTTACGCAGCACCAAACCCACCACTAGTTTACTCAGTGATCGGTTCAAGTCTTTGCAGCAGAGAAGTATTGTTGCGCCTAGCAAAAGAGTATT gGGACTCAATAAGGCGaaagttaaaaagtttattaaagcCGACCACAGAATTACAATGCCCAAgactaagaaaaataaataa
- the LOC103578376 gene encoding uncharacterized protein LOC103578376, which yields MTEENEKPLEYPNNVERIFYEITIDDIKKRIQRLETRNEQLSEIHDETERDITSKDIDTTNEIAELNRNLSAKLSKIADAQKAIDTLINQRVDEQNRHDCKINFIKQMHETTRIELLSQIKITSK from the exons atgactgaagaaaatgaaaaacctCTCGAGTATCCGAATAATGTCGAGAgaattttctatgaaattaCAATTGATGACATTAAAAAACGCATCCAAAG GTTGGAGACGCGAAATGAACAACTTTCCGAGATCCACGACGAGACTGAACGGGACATAACTTCTAAGGACATTGACACGACAAACGAAATCGCCGAACTCAATAGAAATTTATCAgctaaattatctaaaatagCTGATGCACAGAAAGCTATTGACACTTTGATTAATCAGCGGGTCGATGAACAAAATCGGCATgactgtaaaattaatttcatcaaaCAGATGCACGAGACTACGCGCATAGAACTTTTGTCGCAGATTAAAAtcacaagtaaataa
- the LOC103578375 gene encoding cilia- and flagella-associated protein 157 has product MRRLKKKKKKDKEKKARKKSSISERDTVFFEQQIVDNNRILARLRSRNEVLEGEVETLKNKLSQLEDDRSDVIAHLKRILHQKTEEARELSERLLAMEELRKEEQNEFKLKENTMLQDYHNMETTLNAEVKLVAGKLNALEEWRNARAELTMKFEMQEQQMAEQEQRHADTLYEAEKSLIIGKAKMQKETEERLNELALKFQEATNLRIADATHRAVRENIALHLELDKMLKVCQDLEDKMQSCKEKEENARLRASLFEKEAEIALNKVLDRNKIIESLLEDHLSASRIKTNNMRIRSHAASKEDLVRSYEDQYQDNFKKKDKLEKNVTEAEDSRTSILEQAQIDSRRMKKLDELLGSVRKLISDLAVKIKTVDCKVYSIFFSAQSFEVRAYLNLITN; this is encoded by the exons atgcgccgtttaaaaaaa aaaaagaagaaggataaagaaaaaaaagctcGAAAAAAATCTAGTATCAGTGAACGCGATACTGTTTTTTTTGAGCAGCAGATTGTTGATAATAATCGAATACTTGCACG aCTCCGTAGTCGTAATGAAGTTCTTGAAGGTGAAGTtgagacattaaaaaataaattaagtcaATTGGAAGATGATCGTTCTGATGTAATCGCgcatttaaaaagaattttacaTCAGAAAACTGAAGAGGCGCGTGAATTAAGCGAACGACTTTTAGCTATGGAAGAATTACGCAAAGAAGAAcagaatgaatttaaattaaaagaaaatactaTGTTACAAGACTATCATAATATGGAAACTACTCTAAATGCTGAAGTTAAATTAGTTG cCGGAAAATTAAATGCATTGGAGGAGTGGAGGAATGCACGTGCTGAATTGACGATGAAATTTGAGATGCAGGAACAACAAATGGCTGAACAAGAGCAGCGACATGCTGATACTCTTTACGAAGCTGAAAAATCTTTGATTATTGGTAAAGCTAA gatGCAAAAGGAAACGGAAGAACGTTTAAATGAGCTGGCATTAAAGTTCCAAGAAGCAACAAACCTCCGTATTGCTGATGCGACTCATCGTGCAGTTCGTGAAAACATTGCTCTGCATTTAGAATTGGATAAAATGTTGAAAGTTTGCCAAGATCTGGAAGACAAAATGCAGAGTtgcaaagaaaaagaagaaaatgcACGTCTACGTGCTTCGCTATTTGAAAAGGAAGCAGAGATTGCGCTGAATAAAGTTCTGGataggaataaaattatagaatcATTGCTGGAGGATCATTTGAGTGCCTCTAGAATCAAGACCAATAATATGCGCATAAGATCCCACGCCGCGAGCAAAGAGGATCTTGTAAGAAGCTACGAAGATCAGTATCAAGATAATTTTAAGAAGAAAGATAAGCTGGAGAAAAATGTCACAGAAGCTGAGGATTCCAGGACAAGTATTTTGGAGCAAGCGCAGATTGACAGCAGACGCATGAAAAAACTTGATGAACTTTTGGGATctgttagaaaattaattagtgatttggcggttaaaattaaaaccgtTGATTGCAAAGTTT actcaatttttttttctgctcaaTCATTTGAAGTACGcgcttatttaaatttaataaccaattaa
- the LOC103578341 gene encoding protein sel-1 homolog 1 — MKPSHKFVFLLWLALLMLTTAELTKDKDETDDSNERKSHREQLSQNDITETAIEDDEDSDDSTVNNDDDGLNDWENVHQRLRELKAFRDSILNLVPVTESFLSEITTKQSKESDEESPAWEEDVEEGILEDDEEEQVKEPLTPEQIEAQELFHKAQTILNATRSNKAEAYKLITGAATLGHAEARSMLAWAQLLGTQTGLPSASQDIPAALQTFKELVETGLPSAHMGMGFFYAMGLGGVNASQAKALLHYTIAAIGGDTRAQMAVGYRYWAGVSTRPSCESALSFYRKVANKVADQVTLSGGPVVQRIRLLDEQENPEYNSGILDDDLIEYYQLLAERGDVQAQVGLGQLHYQGGRGVPLDHQRALNYFQHAANAGNPIAMAFLGKIYLEGSDIVEQNNDTAYKYFSKAAKHGNPVGQSGLGLMYLYGRGVKRDTTKALEYFSKAADQGWVDGQLQLGNMYFSGTGVKRDYKMANKYFNLASQSGHVLAFYNLAQMHATGTGMMRSCSAAVELFKNVGERGKWSDQMMTAHSDYREGRVDQAFVRYALLAEMGYEVAQSNSAYILEKGEVTVLTPEEGLVMALAFWARAAAQGYSPAQVKLGDAHYYGRGTKVDYEAAARYYRQASEQQHNAQAIFNLGYMHERGLGLAQDRHLAKRCYDLAAEASPDARIPVALALIKLYLLFGIDYLKEFSFNEHLAKWDQVLGQNWDLYVIGVLTGMLSLVIYFRRPQPPQPQRGAGAAPARTGTGVGTGAAPGPGPAAEVNVPPVTN, encoded by the exons atgaagcCGAGCCATAAGTTTGTGTTTCTGCTGTGGTTAGCATTATTGATGCTTACCACTGCAGAACTTACCAAGGACAAGGATGAAACTGATGATAGTAATGAAAGAAAGTCTCATCGAGAACAGCTGTCGCAAAATGATATTACAGAGACGGCTATTGAAGATGATGAAGATTCGGATGATAGTACtgttaataatgatgatgatggtttGAATGATTGGGAGAATGTGCATCAAAGACTACGTGAGCTTAAAGCTTTCAGAGATTCGATTCTTAATTTAGTACCGGTGACAGAGTCATTCCTCTCGGAAATAACGACGAAACAGTCTAAAGAGAGTGATGAAGAATCGCCGGCATGGGAGGAAGACGTTGAGGAGGGTATCCTTGAAGATGATGAGGAAGAACAAGTCAAAGAGCCTTTGACACCTGAGCAAATAGAAG ctcagGAATTGTTTCATAAAGCACAGACTATATTGAATGCCACGAGAAGTAATAAAGCAGAGGCATACAAACTGATAACTGGAGCAGCAACTTTAGGCCATGCGGAAGCGAGATCGATGTTGGCGTGGGCTCAGCTACTAGGAACGCAAACTGGTCTGCCTTCAGCTAGTCAAGACATCCCAGCGGCTCTGCAAACATTTAAAGAGCTTGTAGAAACGGGATTACCATCAGCACACATGGGGATGGGATTTTTCTATGCGATGGGTCTAGGTGGAGTGAACGCGTCGCAAGCAAAAGCTCTATTGCACTACACGATCGCTGCCATAGGCGGTGATACCCGGGCGCAAATGGCCGTTGGCTACAGATACTGGGCCGGTGTGTCGACTCGTCCGTCGTGCGAAAGTGCGTTGAGTTTTTACCGGAAAGTCGCCAATAAAGTTGCGGACCAAGTAACACTGAGTGGAGGTCCAGTTGTTCAGCGGATCAGACTACTGGACGAGCAAGAAAATCCTGAGTATAACTCTGGTATTTTGGATGATGATTTGATTGAGTACTATCAGTTGCTGGCAGAACGCGGAGATGTTCAGGCCCAGGTCGGACTAGGTCAGCTGCATTATCAAGGCGGCAGAGGTGTTCCGCTGGATCATCAACGAGCTCTTAACTACTTCCAGCACGCCGCCAACGCTGGTAATCCTATTGCTATGGCATTTTTGGGAAAG atttatttagaAGGAAGTGATATAGTAGAACAGAATAACGATACagcttataaatatttttcaaaagcaGCAAAACATGGTAATCCAGTAGGACAAAGTGGTCTAGGATTGATGTATTTGTATGGAAGAGGAGTTAAACGTGATACCACAAAAGCTTTGGAGTATTTTAGCAAAGCTGCTGATCAAGGTTGGGTTGATGGCCAATTACAATTAGGGAACATGTATTTCA GTGGGACAGGTGTAAAGCGTGATTATAAAATGGCAAACAAGTACTTCAACCTCGCAAGTCAGTCTGGACATGTGCTggcattttataatttagctcAGATGCACGCAACGGGTACGGGAATGATGCGAAGCTGCTCAGCAGCCGTTGAGTTATTCAAAAACGTCGGCGAACGCGGTAAGTGGAGTGACCAAATGATGACAGCGCATTCGGATTACCGGGAAGGAAGAGTCGATCAGGCTTTCGTACGGTACGCACTCCTCGCGGAAATGGGTTACGAAGTTGCTCAAAGTAATTCCGCGTACATCCTGGAGAAGGGTGAAGTTACTGTCTTGACTCCTGAGGAAGGGCTTGTGATGGCGCTGGCTTTCTGGGCACGTGCTGCAGCTCAAGGTTACTCACCAGCTcag GTAAAACTGGGTGACGCGCATTACTATGGACGAGGAACGAAAGTAGACTACGAAGCAGCTGCTCGATATTACCGACAAGCGTCCGAACAACAGCACAATGCGCAGGCAATATTCAACCTAGGTTACATGCACGAACGTGGACTCGGTCTAGCCCAAGATCGTCATTTAGCTAAACGCTGCTACGATTTGGCGGCAGAAGCGAGTCCCGATGCGCGAATCCCCGTTGCTTTGGCTCTTATAAAACTCTATCTATTATTTGGCATCGACTATCTCAAAGAGTTTAGTTTTAATGAACACTTGGCCAAGTGGGACCAGGTTCTAGGACAGAACTGGGATTTATATGTGATTGGTGTATTGACGGGAATGTTGAGTCTCGTGATTTACTTCCGCAGGCCGCAGCCTCCGCAACCGCAACGAGGAGCCGGCGCTGCACCAGCAAGAACTGGAACTGGAGTCGGAACTGGAGCTGCTCCAGGACCCGGACCAGCAGCCGAAGTTAACGTTCCTCCTgttactaattaa
- the LOC103578340 gene encoding glycosylated lysosomal membrane protein: MHNYYLLIFIYVVNTSSGSPRILKYELNPGCGKVCDERNSTTFHLRAEGSNDTLHYLWDFVGNPSVLLAVTSKTAKLNIDWDKYLTRQPKSLNFTEDPFYTFGVTIQKIIEFNDLNDKGSIDNINNNNINILNPVYFNWTRKSRKQSNEFVELDMSGHNYVDPELNISRAGEIEIILNGFCTLEHSDVIPHMLHSENSTQVDFIINHFRGNSSFEKSRFGLELMIVSMGNPSSTMMIDTKKSLDDEYTPGIFETVEMKTPELNTKNKKRESGYLQWRPVSYLTSHRDVTSSTDTIYYNLVNCSNIYNNSLLYAFYGDESNNLLINKINVTIGSSGDGFYKKTNYATWTFLVGYGNPPGEQFSYLVILIISIGVGLPLLIMSIAAIYTCIRRFPRREASRLLNT; encoded by the exons atgcataattattatttgttaatatttatttatgttgtaAATACGTCTTCAGGATCTCCAAGAATC CTTAAGTATGAACTGAATCCAGGATGCGGGAAAGTGTGCGATGAACGAAACTCGACAACTTTTCACTTGAGAGCCGAAGGTTCTAATGATACTTTGCATTACTTATGGGATTTTGTCGGTAATCCATCAGTACTTTTAGCAGTTACTTCAAAAACAGCTAAATTGAATATTGACtgggataaatatttaactagaCAACCAAAATCTCTTAACTTTACTGAAGATCCTTTTTATACATTTGGTGTAACAATACAGAAG ATTATTGAATTCAATGATTTGAATGATAAAGGATCGATagataacataaataataataatataaatatattaaatccagtttattttaattggacaAGAAAAAGTAGAAAGCAGAGTAATGAGTTTGTAGAATTAGATATGTCAGGACATAATTATGTTGATCctgaattaaatatatcaagaGCGGGAgagattgaaattattttaaatggattTTGTACGTTGGAACACTCGGATGTCATACCACACATGCTGCACTCAGAAAACTCAACGCAAGtggattttataataaatcattttcgCGGAAACTCGTCCTTCGAAAAAAGTCGCTTTGGATTGGAGCTCATGATTGTCAGCATGGGAAATCCTAGTTCAACTATGATGATTGACACGAAAAAAAGTTTGGATGACGAATATACTCCGGGGATATTCGAg aCTGTCGAAATGAAAACTCCGgaattaaatactaaaaacaaaaaacgtgAGTCCGGTTATTTACAATGGAGACCAGTCTCATATTTAACATCACATCGGGATGTTACCAGTTCAACAgatacaatttattataatttagtaaactgctcaaatatttataataactcaCTTTTATATGCCTTCTATGGTGACGAaagcaataatttattaataaataaaataaatgtcactATCGGTTCTTCTGGGGATGGATTTTACAAGAAAACAAATTACGCTActtg GACCTTCCTTGTTGGCTATGGAAATCCACCAGGTGAACAGTTTTCATACCTAGTGATCTTGATAATATCAATAGGTGTTGGATTACCATTACTAATAATGTCAATCGCTGCCATTTATACTTGCATACGCAGATTTCCAAGACGAGAGGCTAGTAGATTATTAAATACGTAG